The segment GAATTAGCATAGCATCAGAGAGAATGGGCAAGTTCTTTGATTGTACCAGCTTTAAAGTCATTTAAGGTCTTTAAATCAGTTGGTAATAGAAATAAAATGAGAAAAAATCCTGCTTTTATTTTCAGTAGCGATGAATATTTGAAATAAATTTTCGCTGGGTTTAGTGCTCAATCAATTAAGAACCAGATTCTCGTGGTCAAACGATTATTTTTTCGATCTTGTCTTCTACAATTAAAGTTCAAAAATTAGCAAAATCCAATTGCTTCTAAATCAAGGGTGAATTCAGGTAAGACAGTTTTTCCTGATAAAAACTGAGGATTCTTTAAAATCTCTTTCGGCTGTCCTTGTTGATAAATTTCAACTTGCTTATTTTCTGGATCAATCAGCCACCCTAAACGCATACCGTTTTCAAGATACTCTTCCATTTTGGCTTGTAAACTGGATAAACTATCATGAGGTGAGCGCAGTTCAATGACAAAGTCTGGGCAGAAGGGAAGAAACTTTTTCCTTTGTTCTATACTCAGTTGATTCCATTTTTCTTGAGGAACCCAGGAAGCGTCAGGAGCGCGATAACTGCCGTTAGGGAGTTGAAAGCCAATAGAAGAGTCAAACACGACTCCTCGTTGATTTTGCTGATTCCACAACCATAATTGGGCATTAATTCCTGCATTTTGTTTACCCGTTTCTCCCCCTGTCGGCGGCATAATAATTAACTCCCCAGTGGCAGTCTTTTCTAATTTTAAATCTGGGTTGGCTCGGCAGATCGCTAAGAATTGTTCGTCGGTGAGTTGAGCTGTTTTTGGAATTTGGAGTGCAATCGAGTTTATCATCGCCTCTTTCTTGCCGTATTTTATAGAATTAATAAAACTAAGCCTGTTGTGTTCAATTATGCTCCAAACTGAAAGCACTTATTCCACCCTCGATCTCGCTAACTTGGCCATCCAACAACTCCGTCAAACCGGATGTGAGTATGGGGAAATTCGCCTTTGTCGGTATCGCACGCAAACCCTGATGGCGCGCGATCGCAGCTTGACAACCCTCTCTGATAATATTAGTTCCGGCTATGGCATTCGGGTGCTTTTAAATGGGGCTTGGGGCTTTGCCGCGAGTCATGAAAAGTCACCAGAGGCACTAACTCGTACTCTTAATTTAGCCGTCGAAATTGCAAAGGGGACGCATCTCACCCAACAGCAGCCCGTGCGGTTAGCACCAGTAAAAGCTTATCAGGATACTTACACCACACCAATCCAAATTAACCCGTTTGAGATTCCCCTCACAGATAAAGCGAACTTACTCCTTTCTCTCAACGAGCAATTATTGGGATATGA is part of the Cyanobacteria bacterium GSL.Bin1 genome and harbors:
- a CDS encoding Uma2 family endonuclease, which encodes MINSIALQIPKTAQLTDEQFLAICRANPDLKLEKTATGELIIMPPTGGETGKQNAGINAQLWLWNQQNQRGVVFDSSIGFQLPNGSYRAPDASWVPQEKWNQLSIEQRKKFLPFCPDFVIELRSPHDSLSSLQAKMEEYLENGMRLGWLIDPENKQVEIYQQGQPKEILKNPQFLSGKTVLPEFTLDLEAIGFC